The proteins below are encoded in one region of Halocatena salina:
- a CDS encoding pyridoxal-phosphate-dependent aminotransferase family protein: MTDAPVVDELTPPVRTLMGPGPSDVHPRVLRAMGTPLVGHLDPVFLDVMNEVQELLRYTFRTDNQWTLPISGTGSAAMEAAFGNLVEPGDTVLVPSNGYFGHRMASMANRAGGEVVSVDAPWGEPLDPNDVRDAFETHQPEVFGFVHAETSTGVRQPAVSELTEIAHAHDAFVIADTVTSLGGVELRVDAWDIDIAYSSAQKCLSCPPGASPITLSDRAIDRILTRETPVRSWYLDLSLLEGYWGEDRSYHHTAPITNVYALREALRLVAEEGIERRWERHRRVARTLVSGMEDLGLDRYAAEEYWLPSLNTVRIPDEVDETALIDHLLSKYGIEIAAGLGDLAGEVLRIGCMGHSARPANVQYLLSALEESLNRS; encoded by the coding sequence ATGACCGACGCACCAGTTGTTGATGAACTGACACCGCCGGTACGAACGCTCATGGGTCCCGGTCCAAGTGATGTTCATCCCCGGGTGTTACGCGCGATGGGGACGCCGCTGGTGGGCCACCTCGATCCCGTTTTTCTCGACGTGATGAACGAGGTCCAAGAGCTGCTCCGGTACACGTTTCGGACGGACAATCAGTGGACGCTCCCGATCAGCGGGACAGGATCGGCGGCGATGGAAGCGGCGTTTGGCAACTTGGTCGAGCCCGGGGATACGGTGCTCGTGCCATCGAACGGTTATTTCGGCCACCGGATGGCGAGCATGGCGAACCGGGCCGGGGGCGAGGTGGTTTCGGTCGACGCACCGTGGGGAGAGCCGCTCGATCCGAATGACGTACGCGATGCGTTCGAGACTCACCAGCCCGAGGTGTTCGGGTTCGTTCACGCCGAAACGAGCACCGGCGTCCGCCAGCCTGCGGTGTCCGAACTGACCGAGATCGCTCACGCTCACGACGCGTTCGTGATCGCAGACACCGTCACGTCGCTCGGTGGTGTCGAGCTGCGCGTCGACGCGTGGGACATCGACATCGCGTATTCGAGCGCGCAAAAATGTCTCTCCTGTCCCCCGGGTGCGAGCCCGATCACGCTGTCGGATCGGGCGATAGATCGGATCCTCACCCGGGAGACGCCCGTTCGGTCGTGGTATCTCGATCTGTCGTTGCTAGAAGGATACTGGGGGGAAGATCGCTCGTACCATCACACGGCCCCGATCACGAACGTGTACGCGCTGCGGGAGGCACTCCGATTGGTGGCCGAGGAAGGTATTGAACGCCGTTGGGAGCGCCACCGACGGGTCGCGCGAACGCTCGTTTCGGGGATGGAGGATCTCGGGTTGGACAGGTACGCCGCCGAAGAGTACTGGCTTCCCAGCTTGAACACCGTACGTATTCCCGACGAGGTCGACGAGACGGCGCTCATCGACCATCTATTGAGCAAATACGGCATCGAGATCGCCGCAGGACTCGGCGACCTTGCCGGTGAAGTGCTCCGCATCGGCTGTATGGGCCATTCTGCTCGCCCTGCAAACGTTCAGTATCTCCTCTCAGCACTCGAAGAGTCGCTCAACCGTTCCTAG
- the paaK gene encoding phenylacetate--CoA ligase PaaK encodes MTYSTIETSDRERLHELQSERLRDIVTYAHENVPFYREVLKEAGLSPGDIDGIEDCARLPFTTKEDFRVEFPDGLFAVDWDAVQRVHASSGTTGTPKIVSYTDADLGIWRSVMARSLASAGVTENDVVQNAYGYGLFTGGLGFHDGCEELGATVVPVGGGNTARQIELLVDLGCDVLACTPSYCLYLAEEMERRSIDPHGLPLSTVLIGAEPFTDPMREEIEAALGVTAIDVYGLSEIIGPGVSIECAAAQDGLHVWEDHFYPEIIDPETGEVLPDGEQGELVLTTLTKEALPLLRYRTGDITSLTREPCACGRTHARMDNVTGRTDDLLIVRGVNVYASQIEATMLDIPEVAPHYRIDLSREGALDRIEITAEHHERYEDDLTALETRILERLNAILDLTPDAITVVEPDTIERTETGKVQRVFDHRS; translated from the coding sequence ATGACGTATAGTACGATCGAAACGTCCGACCGAGAGCGGCTGCATGAACTACAATCCGAGCGATTGCGCGATATCGTGACGTACGCTCACGAGAACGTGCCGTTTTATCGGGAGGTGTTGAAGGAGGCAGGGCTTTCACCGGGGGACATTGATGGAATCGAGGACTGCGCCCGGCTCCCGTTCACCACGAAGGAGGATTTTCGAGTGGAGTTTCCCGACGGGTTGTTTGCGGTCGATTGGGATGCTGTCCAACGAGTTCATGCGTCGTCGGGGACGACTGGTACGCCAAAGATCGTTTCGTACACCGACGCGGATCTCGGTATCTGGCGGTCGGTGATGGCCCGGTCATTGGCTTCGGCGGGCGTTACGGAGAACGATGTCGTTCAGAACGCGTATGGGTATGGGTTGTTCACGGGCGGACTGGGGTTTCACGACGGCTGTGAGGAGCTCGGGGCGACGGTGGTCCCCGTCGGTGGAGGAAACACGGCGAGACAGATCGAGCTGTTGGTGGATCTCGGCTGTGACGTGCTCGCCTGTACGCCGTCGTACTGTCTGTACCTCGCCGAGGAGATGGAACGGCGATCGATCGATCCCCATGGGTTACCCCTGTCGACGGTGTTGATCGGTGCCGAACCGTTCACCGATCCGATGCGCGAGGAGATCGAGGCGGCGCTGGGCGTCACCGCTATCGACGTGTATGGGCTGTCGGAGATCATTGGTCCCGGCGTTTCGATCGAGTGCGCGGCGGCACAAGATGGACTCCACGTCTGGGAGGATCATTTCTATCCGGAGATCATCGATCCCGAGACGGGCGAGGTGCTTCCGGACGGTGAGCAGGGCGAACTCGTTCTCACGACGCTCACCAAAGAAGCTCTTCCCCTCTTGCGCTATCGGACGGGTGACATCACGTCACTCACCCGCGAACCGTGTGCGTGTGGACGCACGCACGCCCGGATGGACAACGTCACGGGACGAACCGACGATCTGCTCATCGTTCGCGGCGTGAACGTGTACGCCAGCCAAATCGAGGCGACGATGCTCGACATCCCCGAGGTCGCTCCCCACTACCGAATCGATCTCAGTCGAGAGGGTGCACTCGATCGGATAGAAATTACGGCTGAACATCACGAGCGCTACGAAGATGATCTCACGGCGCTCGAAACGCGGATCCTCGAACGGTTGAACGCAATCCTCGATCTGACGCCCGATGCGATCACCGTCGTCGAACCCGACACGATCGAACGCACAGAAACCGGAAAGGTACAACGGGTGTTCGACCACCGGAGCTGA
- a CDS encoding winged helix-turn-helix domain-containing protein, protein MSANSKRSESNSVESLDWMLSVDDRLLAYFGKHGPGLCPEAAGMLGLHVSFAEQRCETLCEHGFLRKRDTRYHLTDRGQQYLDTYE, encoded by the coding sequence GTGAGTGCGAACTCGAAACGATCGGAATCGAACAGTGTGGAATCGCTCGATTGGATGCTATCGGTCGACGATCGGTTGCTCGCCTACTTCGGCAAGCACGGTCCGGGGCTGTGTCCCGAGGCGGCCGGGATGCTCGGACTTCACGTCTCGTTTGCCGAACAGCGGTGCGAAACGCTGTGTGAACACGGGTTCTTACGCAAACGCGACACCCGTTATCACCTGACGGATCGCGGACAGCAGTATCTCGACACCTACGAGTAG
- the carB gene encoding carbamoyl-phosphate synthase large subunit encodes MSDQRTILLIGSGPIQIGQAAEFDYSGAQACRALQEEGARVVLVNSNPATIMTDPEMADKVYIEPITTEAIAEVIRKETPDGVIAGLGGQTGLNVTAELAEQGVLEEYDVEIMGTPLDTIYATEDRDLFRERMKSIDQPVCRSETVTAMDEVEDAVEAVGGLPVIMRTAYTLGGSGSGVVEEMDELKERVRKGFQLSRNHEVQITESIAGWVELEYEVMRDESDSCIIICNMENIDPMGIHTGESTVVTPSQVIPDDGHQVMRTAALDVIRDLGIQGGCNIQFAWRDDGTPGGEYRVVEVNPRVSRSSALASKATGYPIARVTAKVALGKRLHEIENEITGETTAAFEPAIDYVVTKVPRWPKDKFEDVDFTLTTAMKSTGEAMAIGRTFEESLLKALRSSEYEPSVDWATVDDDTLESAYLETPTPDRPYAMFEAFDRGYSVEEIVALTGIERWYVERFGRIAEAASAAQNGEFEPAAEAGFTNRQVAALTETSATTADVSEYGSGTAATPERVDAVEQATVDRQFKQVDTCAGEFAASTPYYYSARDPVNYVESDHTEVQVDRDVDSVVVVGGGPIRIGQGVEFDYCSVHAVQALEELGIDVHVVNNNPETVSTDYDTSDGLFFEPITAEEVADVVEETGADGVMVQFGGQTSVNIGNPLEDELDRRELDCTILGTSVDAMDLAEDRDRFNALMESLDISQPEGGAARSEDEALTLAHDIGYPVLVRPSYVLGGRAMRVVYDDEELQTYIEEAVRVSPEKPILIDRFLEDAVELDVDAVSDGENVLIGGIMEHVESAGVHSGDSACMIPPRSLGRDVNRRVREVVEDIARELSTVGLLNVQLAVQDGEVYVLEANPRASRTVPFVSKATGVPIAKLAAKVMADRSLSDLDVTEQVPVHTSVKEVVLPFDRLPGSDPRLGPEMKSTGEIMGTAQSFGKAYDKAQDATDKPIPTEGTAVVDLPVEGFEEYFDIVAFEDTETFEEAIRDGEIDLIVSRNRDPLEVAVEESVTYFSTVPSAEAALEAIHATEDDLDVMAVEERPTRAEYWGQPKDDE; translated from the coding sequence ATGAGTGACCAGCGGACGATTCTGCTTATCGGAAGCGGTCCGATTCAGATCGGACAGGCAGCTGAATTCGATTACTCCGGTGCACAGGCGTGTCGCGCGCTCCAAGAGGAAGGGGCGCGGGTCGTGCTCGTCAACTCCAATCCCGCGACGATCATGACCGATCCGGAGATGGCTGACAAGGTGTACATCGAACCGATCACGACCGAAGCGATCGCCGAGGTCATCCGCAAGGAGACCCCCGACGGCGTCATCGCCGGGCTAGGTGGACAGACGGGGTTGAACGTCACGGCCGAACTCGCAGAGCAGGGTGTTCTCGAAGAGTACGACGTGGAGATCATGGGAACGCCGCTAGACACCATTTACGCGACCGAGGACCGGGATCTGTTCCGCGAGCGGATGAAATCGATCGACCAGCCGGTGTGTCGGTCGGAGACGGTCACGGCGATGGATGAAGTCGAAGACGCCGTCGAGGCCGTCGGTGGGCTGCCGGTAATCATGCGGACGGCGTACACGCTCGGTGGCAGCGGGAGCGGCGTCGTCGAGGAGATGGACGAACTGAAAGAGCGCGTCCGAAAGGGGTTCCAGCTGTCGCGCAACCACGAGGTACAGATCACCGAATCGATCGCTGGCTGGGTCGAGTTGGAGTATGAGGTGATGCGCGACGAGTCGGATTCGTGCATCATCATCTGTAACATGGAGAACATCGATCCAATGGGGATCCACACCGGCGAGTCGACCGTCGTCACGCCGAGTCAGGTGATTCCTGACGACGGTCACCAAGTGATGCGGACGGCAGCGCTCGACGTGATCCGCGATCTCGGGATTCAAGGCGGCTGTAACATTCAGTTCGCGTGGCGCGACGACGGCACCCCGGGCGGGGAGTACCGCGTGGTGGAAGTCAATCCGCGCGTCTCACGGTCTTCGGCGCTGGCCTCTAAGGCGACCGGCTACCCGATCGCCCGGGTCACCGCGAAAGTCGCGCTCGGAAAGCGCTTGCACGAGATCGAAAACGAGATCACGGGCGAGACGACTGCGGCGTTCGAGCCAGCGATCGATTATGTGGTGACGAAAGTTCCCCGGTGGCCCAAAGACAAGTTCGAGGACGTCGATTTCACGCTCACGACAGCGATGAAATCGACGGGCGAAGCGATGGCGATCGGACGGACCTTCGAGGAGAGCCTACTCAAGGCGCTTCGATCGAGCGAATACGAACCAAGCGTCGACTGGGCGACGGTCGACGACGACACACTCGAATCGGCGTATCTCGAAACGCCTACCCCTGACCGTCCGTACGCGATGTTCGAGGCGTTCGATCGGGGGTACAGCGTCGAGGAAATAGTGGCACTGACAGGGATCGAACGCTGGTACGTCGAGCGCTTCGGTCGGATCGCAGAGGCCGCCAGCGCGGCACAGAACGGTGAGTTCGAGCCGGCTGCCGAAGCCGGCTTTACGAACCGACAGGTCGCAGCACTCACCGAGACGTCGGCAACCACGGCCGACGTATCCGAATACGGATCCGGCACGGCGGCAACGCCGGAGCGGGTCGACGCAGTCGAACAGGCAACTGTCGACCGGCAGTTCAAGCAGGTCGACACCTGTGCAGGCGAGTTCGCCGCCTCCACACCATACTACTACTCCGCACGCGACCCCGTGAATTACGTCGAGAGCGACCACACCGAAGTGCAGGTCGACCGGGACGTCGACAGCGTCGTGGTCGTCGGCGGCGGGCCGATCCGCATCGGGCAAGGCGTGGAGTTCGACTACTGTTCGGTGCACGCAGTTCAAGCGTTGGAGGAACTCGGAATCGACGTCCACGTGGTGAACAACAATCCCGAGACGGTGAGTACGGATTACGATACGTCTGACGGGCTATTTTTCGAGCCGATCACCGCCGAGGAGGTCGCTGATGTCGTCGAAGAGACCGGTGCTGACGGGGTGATGGTGCAGTTCGGTGGCCAGACGTCGGTCAATATCGGCAATCCACTCGAAGACGAACTCGACCGCCGGGAACTGGACTGTACGATCCTCGGTACGTCCGTCGATGCGATGGATCTCGCCGAAGACCGGGATCGGTTCAACGCGCTGATGGAGTCACTCGACATCTCCCAGCCCGAAGGCGGCGCGGCGCGAAGCGAAGACGAGGCGCTCACGCTTGCCCACGACATCGGCTACCCGGTGCTCGTGCGTCCGTCGTACGTGCTCGGTGGTCGGGCGATGCGGGTCGTGTACGACGACGAAGAGTTGCAAACGTACATCGAGGAGGCCGTTCGTGTCAGTCCGGAAAAGCCGATCCTCATCGATCGCTTCCTCGAAGACGCCGTAGAGCTGGACGTCGATGCGGTGTCCGACGGTGAGAACGTGCTCATCGGGGGCATCATGGAGCACGTCGAAAGCGCAGGCGTTCACTCCGGTGATTCGGCGTGTATGATCCCGCCACGATCGCTCGGGCGGGACGTCAACCGTCGCGTACGTGAGGTCGTTGAGGACATCGCTCGTGAACTCTCGACAGTCGGACTGTTGAACGTCCAGCTTGCCGTCCAAGACGGCGAGGTGTACGTCCTCGAAGCCAATCCCCGTGCTTCGCGGACGGTGCCCTTCGTCTCGAAAGCGACCGGCGTACCGATCGCAAAGCTTGCCGCGAAAGTGATGGCCGACCGATCGTTGTCCGATCTCGACGTGACCGAACAGGTGCCAGTACACACCAGCGTCAAGGAAGTCGTGCTTCCGTTCGACCGGCTCCCGGGCAGCGATCCACGTCTCGGTCCGGAGATGAAATCCACTGGCGAGATTATGGGTACCGCCCAGTCGTTCGGAAAAGCCTACGACAAGGCCCAAGACGCCACTGACAAACCGATCCCGACGGAGGGAACGGCCGTCGTGGACCTCCCTGTCGAGGGGTTCGAGGAGTACTTCGACATCGTGGCGTTCGAGGACACCGAGACGTTCGAGGAGGCCATCCGAGACGGAGAGATCGATCTCATCGTTTCGCGCAACCGCGATCCTCTCGAAGTCGCCGTCGAGGAGTCGGTGACGTACTTCTCGACCGTCCCGAGCGCGGAGGCCGCCCTTGAAGCCATCCACGCTACGGAGGATGACCTTGACGTGATGGCTGTCGAGGAACGCCCCACTAGAGCGGAGTACTGGGGCCAACCCAAAGACGACGAGTAA
- a CDS encoding DUF7331 family protein, with translation MGERPDTIDDSLRVDAGSSLPVPDLDEYASYEDGDRYVICDRSNANAWIRSDVTTTLSR, from the coding sequence ATGGGAGAACGACCGGACACCATCGATGATTCGCTCCGAGTAGATGCGGGTAGCTCTCTTCCCGTTCCCGATCTCGATGAGTATGCATCCTACGAGGATGGGGATAGATACGTCATTTGTGACCGATCGAACGCTAACGCGTGGATCAGATCGGACGTCACAACGACGCTGTCACGCTGA
- a CDS encoding 4a-hydroxytetrahydrobiopterin dehydratase, with amino-acid sequence MTETLSDEEIEVSLPDNWERDGEEIVRTYEFDGYLDGVGFAAGIGGIAQSAFHHPEITIGWREVEVRLTTHDAGGITEQDIDLAEQFEALRES; translated from the coding sequence ATGACGGAGACGTTATCCGATGAGGAGATCGAGGTATCGTTGCCCGACAACTGGGAGCGCGACGGCGAGGAAATCGTTCGCACCTACGAGTTCGATGGCTACCTCGATGGGGTGGGCTTTGCCGCAGGGATCGGTGGGATCGCTCAGTCGGCGTTTCACCACCCCGAGATCACGATCGGGTGGCGGGAGGTTGAGGTGCGCCTGACGACCCACGACGCGGGCGGCATCACCGAGCAGGACATCGATCTCGCCGAGCAGTTCGAAGCCCTTCGTGAATCGTGA